In one Kitasatospora cineracea genomic region, the following are encoded:
- a CDS encoding adenine phosphoribosyltransferase, which produces MTSTTDPALSELLNSRIRDVQDYPKPGVLFKDIAPLLADAEAFGALTRALAERARELGATKVVGLEARGFVLAAPAAFAAGLGFVPIRKKGKLPGEVFARSYDLEYGSATLEVQCDAFEPGEKVLVVDDVLATGGTIAASLDLVQEAGAELVGVVVLMELGFLTGRAKLAAHLHGAPLETLVVV; this is translated from the coding sequence GTGACCTCCACCACCGACCCCGCCCTGTCCGAGCTGCTCAACAGCCGGATCCGGGACGTGCAGGACTACCCGAAGCCGGGCGTCCTGTTCAAGGACATCGCCCCCCTGCTCGCCGACGCCGAGGCGTTCGGCGCGCTGACCCGGGCGCTGGCCGAGCGGGCGCGGGAGCTCGGCGCCACCAAGGTGGTCGGGCTGGAGGCGCGGGGGTTCGTGCTCGCCGCCCCGGCCGCGTTCGCGGCCGGGCTCGGGTTCGTCCCGATCCGCAAGAAGGGCAAGCTGCCCGGCGAGGTGTTCGCCCGCTCGTACGACCTCGAGTACGGGTCGGCGACGCTGGAGGTGCAGTGCGACGCGTTCGAGCCCGGCGAGAAGGTCCTGGTGGTGGACGACGTGCTGGCCACCGGCGGGACGATCGCCGCCTCGCTGGACCTGGTCCAGGAGGCCGGGGCCGAACTGGTCGGCGTGGTCGTGCTGATGGAGCTCGGCTTCCTGACGGGGCGCGCGAAGCTCGCCGCGCACCTGCACGGCGCACCGCTGGAGACGCTCGTCGTGGTGTGA
- a CDS encoding RelA/SpoT family protein, which yields MRARLARLGGQRSSMVNPVLEPLFRTIRANDPKADPGLLKDIERAYAVAEKWHRGQKRKSGDPYITHPLAVATILAELGMDAPTLMAGLLHDTVEDTDYGLETLRQDFGDSVALLVDGVTKLDRVKFGEAAQAETVRKMVVAMAKDPRVLVIKLADRLHNMRTMRYLKREKQEKKARETLEIYAPLAHRLGMNTIKWELEDLAFAILYPKMYDEIVRLVAERAPKRDEYLATVIDQVQGDLRGARITAQVTGRPKHYYSVYQKMIVRGRDFAEIYDLVGIRVLVDTVRDCYAALGTIHARWNPVPGRFKDYIAMPKFNMYQSLHTTVIGPGGKPVELQIRTFDMHRRAEYGIAAHWKYKQRAVAGASKVRTDTPTHGRQHDKADAVNEMAWLRQLLDWQKETEDPSEFLESLRFDLSSNEVFVFTPKGDVIALPAQATPVDFAFAVHTEVGCRCIGARVNGRLVPLESTLENGDTVEVFTSKAENAGPSRDWLSFVKSPRARNKIRAWFSKERREEAIEQGKESIARAMRKQGLPIQRILTGDSLVTLAHEMRYPDISSLYAAIGEGHVAAQAIVQKLVQAMGGEEGAVEDLAETATPSHQPRAMRRRAKGDPGVIVKGVDDVWVKLARCCTPVPGDPIVGFITRGNGVSVHRADCVNVESLQQQPERMIDVEWAATQSSVFLVAIQVEALDRSRLLSDVTRVLSDQHVNILSAAVQTSRDRVAMSRFTFEMGDPKHLGHVLKAVRGVEGVYDVYRVTSARNK from the coding sequence ATGCGGGCTCGGCTTGCGCGGCTGGGCGGACAGCGCAGTTCGATGGTCAACCCGGTGCTGGAACCGCTGTTCCGGACGATCCGGGCCAACGACCCCAAGGCCGACCCGGGGCTGCTGAAGGACATCGAGCGGGCGTACGCCGTCGCGGAGAAGTGGCACCGCGGGCAGAAGCGCAAGAGCGGCGACCCGTACATCACCCACCCGCTGGCGGTGGCCACCATCCTGGCCGAGCTGGGGATGGACGCGCCGACCCTGATGGCCGGGCTGCTGCACGACACCGTCGAGGACACCGACTACGGGCTGGAGACGCTCCGGCAGGACTTCGGCGACTCGGTGGCCCTGCTGGTCGACGGCGTGACCAAGCTGGACCGGGTCAAGTTCGGCGAGGCCGCGCAGGCGGAGACCGTCCGCAAGATGGTCGTGGCGATGGCCAAGGACCCGCGGGTGCTGGTGATCAAGCTCGCCGACCGGCTGCACAACATGCGCACCATGCGCTACCTGAAGCGGGAGAAGCAGGAGAAGAAGGCCCGCGAGACGCTGGAGATCTACGCCCCGCTGGCGCACCGGCTGGGCATGAACACCATCAAGTGGGAGCTGGAGGACCTGGCCTTCGCCATCCTCTACCCCAAGATGTACGACGAGATCGTCCGGCTGGTGGCCGAGCGCGCCCCCAAGCGCGACGAGTACCTGGCCACCGTGATCGACCAGGTGCAGGGCGACCTGCGCGGGGCCCGGATCACCGCGCAGGTGACCGGCCGGCCCAAGCACTACTACTCGGTCTACCAGAAGATGATCGTCCGGGGCCGGGACTTCGCCGAGATCTACGACCTGGTGGGCATCCGGGTCCTGGTCGACACCGTCCGCGACTGCTACGCGGCGCTGGGCACCATCCACGCGCGGTGGAACCCGGTGCCGGGGCGGTTCAAGGACTACATCGCGATGCCCAAGTTCAACATGTACCAGTCGCTGCACACCACGGTGATCGGCCCCGGGGGCAAGCCGGTCGAGCTGCAGATCCGCACCTTCGACATGCACCGCCGGGCCGAGTACGGCATCGCCGCGCACTGGAAGTACAAGCAGCGCGCGGTGGCCGGGGCGTCCAAGGTGCGCACCGACACGCCCACCCACGGGCGGCAGCACGACAAGGCCGACGCGGTCAACGAGATGGCCTGGCTGCGGCAGCTGCTGGACTGGCAGAAGGAGACCGAGGACCCGAGCGAGTTCCTCGAGTCCCTGCGCTTCGACCTGTCCAGCAACGAGGTGTTCGTCTTCACCCCGAAGGGCGACGTGATAGCGCTGCCCGCGCAGGCCACCCCGGTGGACTTCGCGTTCGCGGTGCACACCGAGGTCGGCTGCCGGTGCATCGGCGCCCGGGTCAACGGCCGCCTGGTGCCGCTGGAGTCGACGCTGGAGAACGGCGACACCGTCGAGGTGTTCACCTCCAAGGCGGAGAACGCCGGCCCGTCCCGGGACTGGCTGAGCTTCGTCAAGTCGCCCCGGGCCCGCAACAAGATCCGCGCCTGGTTCTCCAAGGAGCGCCGCGAGGAGGCGATCGAGCAGGGCAAGGAGTCGATCGCCCGGGCGATGCGCAAGCAGGGCCTGCCGATCCAGCGGATCCTCACCGGGGACTCGCTGGTCACCCTGGCCCACGAGATGCGCTACCCGGACATCTCCTCGCTGTACGCGGCGATCGGCGAGGGCCACGTCGCCGCGCAGGCCATCGTGCAGAAGCTGGTCCAGGCGATGGGCGGCGAGGAGGGCGCGGTCGAGGACCTCGCCGAGACCGCCACCCCCTCGCACCAGCCGCGCGCGATGCGCCGCCGGGCCAAGGGCGACCCGGGCGTCATCGTCAAGGGCGTGGACGACGTGTGGGTGAAGCTGGCGCGCTGCTGCACGCCGGTGCCCGGCGACCCGATCGTCGGTTTCATCACCCGCGGCAACGGCGTCTCGGTGCACCGCGCGGACTGCGTCAACGTGGAGTCCCTGCAGCAGCAGCCCGAGCGGATGATCGACGTCGAGTGGGCGGCCACCCAGTCCTCGGTGTTCCTGGTCGCCATCCAGGTCGAGGCGCTGGACCGCTCCCGGCTGCTCTCCGACGTCACCCGGGTGCTCTCCGACCAGCACGTCAACATCCTGTCGGCGGCCGTCCAGACCTCCCGCGACCGGGTGGCGATGAGCCGGTTCACCTTCGAGATGGGCGACCCCAAGCACCTGGGGCACGTGCTCAAGGCGGTGCGCGGCGTCGAGGGCGTGTACGACGTGTACCGGGTCACCTCGGCCCGCAACAAGTAG
- a CDS encoding DUF349 domain-containing protein, with protein sequence MSSDPWGRVDEQGNVYVRTADGERQVGSWQAGSPEEALAYFERKFQGLEAETALLEHRVRKTDLAAKEAQTALDHLRAQVTEAHAVGDLAALAARLDTLAGEIETRQGERKAAKARAQEETRAAKEALVAEAEQLAESNQWREAGDRLRALVDNWKALPRLDRKSDDELWHRFSHARSVFSKHRKSHFAALDSERESARSVKEKLVAEAEALSGSTEWGPTAAAYRDLMTQWKAAGRAQRDAEEELWARFRGAQDVFFQARSSAFSERDAEQGENQKAKEALLVEAEAILPITDLKAAKAALRDIAERWEAIGHVPRDARPKLDGRLGAVERAVREAEEAEWQRSNPEARARATGMTALLQAAVDKLEADLAKARAAGNTAKAAKLETELAGRRELLDQAQKSLQEFTS encoded by the coding sequence GTGAGCAGCGACCCGTGGGGCCGTGTCGACGAGCAGGGGAACGTCTACGTGAGGACGGCCGACGGCGAACGCCAGGTCGGCTCCTGGCAGGCCGGCTCCCCCGAGGAGGCCCTCGCCTACTTCGAGCGCAAGTTCCAGGGTCTGGAGGCGGAGACCGCCCTCCTGGAGCACCGGGTGCGCAAGACCGATCTGGCCGCCAAGGAGGCGCAGACCGCGCTCGACCACCTGCGCGCGCAGGTCACCGAGGCGCACGCGGTCGGCGACCTGGCCGCCCTGGCCGCCCGCCTGGACACCCTGGCCGGCGAGATCGAGACCCGGCAGGGCGAGCGCAAGGCCGCCAAGGCGAGGGCCCAGGAGGAGACCCGGGCCGCCAAGGAGGCGCTGGTCGCCGAGGCCGAGCAGCTCGCCGAGTCCAACCAGTGGCGGGAGGCCGGCGACCGGCTGCGCGCCCTGGTCGACAACTGGAAGGCGCTGCCGCGCCTGGACCGCAAGAGCGACGACGAGCTGTGGCACCGCTTCTCGCACGCCCGCTCGGTGTTCTCCAAGCACCGCAAGTCGCACTTCGCGGCGCTCGACTCGGAGCGCGAGTCGGCCCGTTCGGTCAAGGAGAAGCTGGTCGCCGAGGCCGAGGCGCTGTCCGGCTCCACCGAGTGGGGCCCGACCGCCGCCGCCTACCGCGACCTGATGACGCAGTGGAAGGCCGCCGGCCGCGCCCAGCGGGACGCCGAGGAGGAGCTGTGGGCCCGCTTCCGCGGCGCCCAGGACGTCTTCTTCCAGGCCCGGTCCTCCGCGTTCTCCGAGCGTGACGCCGAGCAGGGCGAGAACCAGAAGGCCAAGGAGGCGCTGCTGGTCGAGGCCGAGGCGATCCTGCCGATCACCGACCTGAAGGCCGCCAAGGCCGCGCTGCGCGACATCGCCGAGCGCTGGGAGGCGATCGGCCACGTCCCGCGCGACGCCCGCCCGAAGCTGGACGGCCGGCTGGGCGCGGTGGAGCGCGCGGTCCGCGAGGCCGAGGAGGCCGAGTGGCAGCGCTCCAACCCGGAGGCCCGGGCCCGCGCCACCGGCATGACCGCGCTGCTGCAGGCCGCCGTGGACAAGCTCGAAGCCGACCTGGCCAAGGCCCGCGCCGCCGGCAACACGGCCAAGGCCGCCAAGCTGGAGACCGAGCTGGCCGGCCGCCGGGAGCTGCTCGACCAGGCGCAGAAGTCGCTCCAGGAGTTCACCTCCTGA
- a CDS encoding peptidylprolyl isomerase: MVSSEQRRRQLARDKYERQMQARSEAAAKRKQRNAIVAGILAVVVVGGVATVASGVFDSDKKKDTKAASAAPSPSATGKQWAAEPAMSIDAAAKYTAKIETSQGEVTLALDAAKAPHTVNSFVFLAGQQFWDDTKCHRLTTEGIYVLQCGDPTGTGRGGPGYQFADENLEGATYPAGTVAMANSGANTNGSQFFLVYKDTQLPPSYTPFGKITGGLDVLQKIAAAGAEGTGGDGAPKLPVNVTSITTAKG; this comes from the coding sequence GTGGTCAGCAGCGAACAGCGGCGGCGGCAGCTCGCCCGTGACAAGTACGAGCGCCAGATGCAGGCGCGCTCCGAGGCGGCGGCCAAGCGCAAGCAGCGCAACGCGATCGTCGCGGGGATCCTGGCCGTCGTGGTGGTCGGCGGTGTCGCCACCGTGGCCTCCGGCGTGTTCGACTCGGACAAGAAGAAGGACACCAAGGCGGCCTCCGCCGCGCCATCCCCGTCCGCCACCGGCAAGCAGTGGGCCGCCGAGCCGGCCATGTCGATCGACGCGGCCGCCAAGTACACCGCGAAGATCGAGACCTCGCAGGGCGAGGTGACCCTCGCGCTGGACGCGGCGAAGGCGCCGCACACCGTCAACTCCTTCGTGTTCCTGGCCGGTCAGCAGTTCTGGGACGACACCAAGTGCCACCGCCTCACCACGGAGGGCATCTACGTCCTGCAGTGCGGCGACCCGACCGGCACCGGCCGGGGCGGCCCGGGCTACCAGTTCGCCGACGAGAACCTGGAGGGCGCGACCTACCCCGCGGGCACCGTGGCGATGGCCAACTCCGGCGCGAACACCAACGGCAGCCAGTTCTTCCTGGTCTACAAGGACACCCAACTGCCCCCCAGCTACACCCCGTTCGGCAAGATCACCGGCGGCCTCGACGTGCTGCAGAAGATCGCCGCCGCCGGCGCCGAGGGGACCGGCGGCGACGGCGCCCCCAAGCTCCCCGTCAACGTCACGAGCATCACCACCGCCAAGGGCTGA
- a CDS encoding MBL fold metallo-hydrolase: MFVAGFPAGAWGTNCYLVAPAAGEECVIVDPGHEAAAGVEELIREHRLKPVAVLLTHGHIDHVASVVPVCGAQGVPAWIHPADRYMLADPEKALGRSLGQQLMGSITVGEPDDVRELADGSVLELAGMHLTVDHAPGHTEGSVTFRTPASAEVPPVLFSGDLLFAGSIGRTDLPGGDSGAIMRSLARVCLPLDDATVVLSGHGSQTTIGRERATNPYLRQAGGAPDAPAFPRRGM; this comes from the coding sequence GTGTTCGTCGCCGGATTCCCCGCCGGGGCCTGGGGCACCAACTGCTACCTGGTCGCACCCGCCGCCGGTGAGGAGTGCGTGATCGTCGACCCCGGGCACGAAGCGGCCGCCGGCGTCGAGGAGTTGATCCGCGAGCACCGGCTCAAGCCGGTCGCGGTGCTGCTCACCCACGGGCACATCGACCACGTCGCCTCGGTCGTCCCGGTCTGCGGCGCGCAGGGCGTCCCGGCCTGGATCCACCCCGCGGACCGCTACATGCTGGCGGACCCGGAGAAGGCGCTCGGGCGCTCGCTCGGGCAGCAGCTGATGGGCTCGATCACCGTCGGCGAGCCGGACGACGTCCGCGAGTTGGCCGACGGCAGCGTGCTGGAGCTCGCCGGGATGCACCTCACCGTCGACCACGCCCCCGGCCATACCGAGGGGTCGGTGACGTTCAGGACGCCCGCATCGGCAGAGGTCCCGCCGGTGCTGTTCTCGGGCGACCTGCTGTTCGCCGGCTCCATCGGGCGTACCGACCTCCCGGGCGGAGACAGCGGAGCGATCATGCGCTCGCTGGCCCGGGTGTGCCTGCCCCTCGACGACGCGACCGTGGTGCTCTCCGGCCACGGCTCGCAGACCACCATCGGCCGAGAGCGCGCCACCAACCCCTACCTCCGGCAGGCGGGCGGTGCGCCGGACGCACCGGCCTTCCCGCGACGAGGAATGTGA